In Sodalis ligni, a single genomic region encodes these proteins:
- the dnaA gene encoding chromosomal replication initiator protein DnaA — protein MSLSLWQQCLARLQDELPATEFSMWIRPLQAELSDNTLALYAPNRFVLDWVRDKYLNNINGLLNDFCGTDAPLLRFEVGSKPPLSVVVNPQPVNHVNEAPVQAARPRPMRPSWDSSPVQPELSYRSNVNPKHNFDNFVEGKSNQLARAAARQVADNPGGAYNPLFLYGGTGLGKTHLLHAVGNGIMARKANAKVVYMHSERFVQDMVKALQNNAIEEFKRYYRSVDALLIDDIQFFANKERSQEEFFHTFNALLEGNQQIILTSDRYPKEINGVEDRLKSRFGWGLTVAIEPPELETRVAILMKKADENDIRLPGEVAFFIAKRLRSNVRELEGALNRVIANANFTGRAITIDFVREALRDLLALQEKLVTIDNIQKTVAEYYKIKVADLLSKRRSRSVARPRQMAMALSKELTNHSLPEIGDAFGGRDHTTVLHACRKIEQLREESHDIKEDFSNLIRTLSS, from the coding sequence GTGTCACTTTCGCTTTGGCAGCAATGTCTTGCCCGACTACAGGATGAGTTACCTGCCACAGAATTCAGTATGTGGATACGCCCTCTTCAGGCGGAACTGAGTGACAACACTCTGGCATTGTACGCCCCCAACCGATTTGTCCTGGACTGGGTGCGCGATAAGTATTTGAATAACATCAATGGGTTGTTAAATGATTTTTGCGGTACCGATGCGCCTTTGCTGCGATTTGAAGTAGGAAGCAAGCCGCCGTTATCGGTGGTGGTCAATCCGCAGCCGGTGAACCATGTCAATGAGGCGCCGGTGCAGGCGGCCCGTCCCAGGCCCATGCGGCCAAGCTGGGACAGTTCGCCGGTGCAGCCGGAGCTGTCATATCGTTCGAATGTCAATCCCAAGCACAATTTCGATAACTTTGTCGAAGGGAAATCCAACCAGCTGGCGCGCGCGGCGGCGCGGCAGGTGGCGGACAATCCCGGCGGTGCTTACAACCCGCTGTTTCTGTACGGCGGGACGGGCCTGGGTAAAACGCATCTGCTGCATGCGGTGGGCAACGGCATAATGGCCCGTAAAGCCAATGCCAAGGTGGTCTATATGCATTCCGAGCGCTTTGTGCAGGATATGGTGAAAGCGCTGCAGAATAACGCTATCGAGGAGTTTAAACGCTATTATCGCTCCGTGGACGCCCTTCTTATTGATGATATTCAGTTTTTTGCCAATAAAGAGCGTTCGCAGGAAGAGTTTTTCCACACCTTCAATGCCTTGCTGGAAGGCAACCAGCAGATCATTCTGACGTCCGATCGCTATCCCAAAGAGATTAACGGCGTGGAAGATCGTTTGAAGTCGCGTTTCGGCTGGGGCCTGACGGTGGCCATCGAGCCGCCTGAGCTGGAAACCCGCGTGGCCATTCTGATGAAAAAAGCCGATGAAAACGACATCCGGCTGCCGGGAGAAGTGGCGTTTTTTATCGCCAAGCGCTTACGTTCCAATGTTCGCGAACTGGAAGGAGCGTTGAATCGGGTCATTGCCAACGCCAATTTCACCGGCCGGGCCATTACCATTGATTTTGTGCGCGAAGCGCTGCGGGATTTGCTGGCCCTGCAGGAAAAACTCGTCACCATCGATAATATCCAGAAAACCGTGGCGGAATATTATAAAATCAAAGTGGCCGATCTGCTGTCGAAACGGCGATCCCGTTCGGTGGCGCGGCCCAGGCAAATGGCTATGGCGCTGTCGAAAGAATTGACCAATCATAGCCTGCCGGAGATCGGCGACGCTTTCGGCGGGCGCGATCATACTACCGTGTTGCACGCCTGCCGCAAGATCGAGCAGTTGCGTGAAGAAAGTCACGATATAAAAGAAGATTTCTCCAACTTAATCAGAACATTATCTTCCTAA
- the dnaN gene encoding DNA polymerase III subunit beta — MKFIVEREHLLKPLQQVSSPLGGRPTLPILGNLLLQVAEDRLSLTGTDLEMEMVAQVALSQSHEPGATTVPARKFFDICRGLPDGAEITVTQENERMLIRSGRSRFSLSTLPATDFPNLDDWQSEVEFTLPQATLKRLIESTQFSMAHQDVRYYLNGMLFETEGEELRTVATDGHRLAVCSMPVGQALPTHSVIVPRKGVMELVRMLDGGETPLTLQIGSNNIRASLGDYIFTSKLVDGRFPDYRRVLPKNPDKTLEAGCDVLKQAFARAAILSNEKFRGVRLYLSNDQLKITANNPEQEEAEEILDVSYQGTEMEIGFNVSYVLDVLNALKSEQVRLLLTDGVSSVQIEDCASQAAAYVVMPMRL, encoded by the coding sequence ATGAAATTTATCGTTGAACGCGAGCATCTGCTTAAACCTCTGCAACAGGTTAGCAGCCCGTTAGGCGGGCGACCCACCCTACCGATCCTGGGCAACTTATTGTTGCAGGTGGCGGAAGATCGGCTATCGCTGACCGGTACCGATCTGGAGATGGAAATGGTGGCGCAAGTCGCCCTGTCCCAATCCCATGAGCCCGGCGCCACCACCGTGCCCGCGCGCAAATTCTTCGATATTTGCCGTGGTCTGCCCGATGGGGCGGAAATTACCGTGACGCAGGAAAACGAACGCATGCTGATCCGGTCAGGACGCAGCCGTTTTTCCCTGTCCACCCTGCCCGCCACCGATTTCCCCAATCTTGATGACTGGCAAAGCGAGGTTGAATTCACCTTGCCCCAGGCCACGCTGAAACGGTTGATTGAATCCACCCAGTTCTCCATGGCGCATCAGGACGTGCGATACTATCTGAACGGCATGCTGTTCGAGACCGAGGGCGAAGAGCTGCGTACCGTCGCCACCGACGGGCATCGCCTGGCGGTATGTTCCATGCCGGTGGGACAGGCGCTGCCGACCCATTCGGTGATCGTGCCTCGTAAAGGGGTGATGGAGCTGGTGAGGATGCTGGATGGCGGCGAAACGCCGTTAACGCTGCAAATCGGCAGCAATAATATCCGCGCCAGCCTCGGTGATTATATCTTTACCTCAAAACTGGTTGACGGCCGTTTTCCCGATTATCGCCGGGTGCTGCCGAAAAACCCGGACAAGACCCTGGAAGCCGGTTGTGATGTGCTTAAGCAGGCTTTTGCCCGCGCGGCCATTCTGTCCAACGAAAAATTCCGCGGCGTGCGCCTGTATCTGAGCAACGATCAGCTGAAAATCACCGCCAATAATCCTGAACAGGAAGAGGCTGAGGAAATTCTGGACGTCTCCTATCAGGGCACTGAAATGGAAATTGGTTTTAACGTCAGTTATGTGCTGGATGTGCTTAACGCGTTGAAAAGTGAACAGGTCCGGTTATTGCTGACCGATGGGGTGTCGAGCGTGCAAATCGAAGACTGCGCCAGCCAGGCGGCGGCCTATGTTGTTATGCCGATGCGTCTCTAG
- the recF gene encoding DNA replication/repair protein RecF (All proteins in this family for which functions are known are DNA-binding proteins that assist the filamentation of RecA onto DNA for the initiation of recombination or recombinational repair.), whose amino-acid sequence MALSRLLIRDFRNIESADLAPAADFNFLVGANGSGKTSVLEAIYTLGHGRAFRSLQVGRVIRHEQPEFMLHGRIDGMGSDSRQTSVGLSKNRLGDNRVRIDGSDGHKVAELAQLLPMQLITPEGFTLLNGGPKYRRAFMDWGCFHNEPGFFTAWSNLKRLLKQRNAALRQVSRYAQLRAWDQELIPLAALISRWRALYSEAIAVDITATCALFLPEFQLDFSFQRGWDRESDYGDLLERQFERDRALTYTASGPHKADFRIRAEGVPVEDLLSRGQLKLLMCALRLAQGEFLTRQSGRQCLYLIDDFASELDAGRRRLLAERLKATRAQVFVSALSAEQIRDITDEKGRMFLVEQGKIRIQSEV is encoded by the coding sequence ATGGCCCTATCGCGTCTTCTCATCCGTGATTTTCGTAATATCGAGTCCGCCGATTTGGCCCCGGCCGCTGATTTCAATTTTTTGGTCGGTGCCAACGGAAGCGGAAAAACCAGCGTCCTGGAAGCCATTTATACCCTCGGACATGGCCGGGCATTCCGCAGCTTGCAGGTGGGGCGCGTTATTCGTCACGAGCAGCCGGAGTTTATGCTGCATGGCCGGATAGACGGGATGGGGTCGGACTCGCGGCAAACGTCGGTGGGTCTGAGTAAAAACCGGCTGGGGGATAACCGGGTACGCATTGATGGCAGCGACGGGCATAAAGTCGCTGAGCTCGCCCAGCTGTTGCCTATGCAGCTCATTACGCCGGAGGGATTCACCCTGCTGAACGGCGGTCCGAAATACCGTCGTGCCTTTATGGACTGGGGGTGTTTTCATAACGAGCCGGGTTTTTTCACCGCCTGGAGTAACCTGAAGCGTTTGCTCAAACAGCGAAATGCGGCTTTACGCCAGGTAAGTCGTTATGCGCAGCTGCGCGCCTGGGATCAGGAATTGATCCCCCTGGCGGCGCTGATAAGCCGCTGGCGGGCCCTGTACAGCGAAGCGATAGCAGTGGATATCACTGCGACCTGCGCCTTGTTTTTACCGGAGTTCCAACTGGACTTCAGTTTTCAGCGCGGCTGGGATCGCGAAAGTGACTACGGCGATCTGCTGGAACGGCAGTTTGAGCGCGATCGGGCATTGACATATACTGCGTCCGGCCCGCACAAGGCGGATTTTCGCATCCGCGCCGAGGGAGTCCCGGTTGAGGATTTGCTGTCCCGCGGCCAATTGAAATTATTGATGTGCGCCTTGCGCTTGGCGCAAGGCGAGTTTCTGACCCGCCAGAGCGGTAGACAGTGCCTCTATTTGATAGATGACTTTGCCTCAGAGCTGGACGCCGGCCGCCGCAGGCTGCTGGCGGAGCGCTTGAAAGCCACCCGGGCCCAGGTTTTCGTCAGCGCGCTGAGCGCTGAACAAATCCGTGATATTACGGATGAAAAGGGCAGGATGTTCCTGGTGGAACAAGGTAAAATACGTATTCAATCCGAAGTTTAA